A part of Streptomyces sp. NBC_01235 genomic DNA contains:
- a CDS encoding glycosyltransferase gives MRPPTTPRKRSEPEPLPAASASGTTSEPPRATTVTQESHGSAGGEAVLDLSDLSPARPWRNPALWPAAALLVALALWGYAVTHTDASDIGDFGLVAALHPTFWAGLALLTAGFWFTLRGPQRHPAWAPAFVVALLVMERATQAVVYPTPLYAWAWKHDAVIDHLLTAGHLQTADVLGDMAVYDQWPGFFAAQATLVKLLGVDSAAQFMAWWPLVSSLMLLLPLLLIYRTFTEDRRLIWSAVWLFYVANWVGQDYFSPQSVAFALHLGVLAVVLRRYASGRRSEATGGGRTGEQRQAVWTMLLTVLVVAIVISHQLTPGMLVVSLAALFFNRRYRDRVPLITTAVIFLAWCLTAALPFLSATMPDMLRSIGDVGGNVSTGYGATPTGTGAVTTSWAARLLSGGTLLLAAVGALRRPVLRHRALPLLLLAVAPLPMFAASSYGAEMIFRVLMFMLPGAAFFAAAALLPQVRTVAAVEAQGRRPESRRFVWLPLAVLLVGTFAFVPSYSGKDRISYFPPAEVDLVQQVFDKAPDGSLVVAADRNYPLAFADYWRVDHYWFLDDARHHVDLIVKDPAATLARDMATVESPGRSYLLLTQGQFADSEMNGLLTEAQLNRIEKSVAASPLFERVVGNSAGTAYVLKERGR, from the coding sequence GTGCGTCCGCCAACCACTCCACGGAAGAGATCAGAACCAGAGCCGCTGCCGGCCGCCTCCGCATCCGGTACGACGTCCGAGCCGCCCCGCGCGACCACGGTCACCCAGGAGTCGCACGGCTCGGCAGGCGGTGAGGCCGTGCTCGACCTGTCCGACCTGTCGCCCGCCCGTCCCTGGCGCAACCCCGCGCTGTGGCCGGCCGCCGCGCTGCTCGTCGCGCTCGCCCTGTGGGGCTACGCGGTGACCCACACCGACGCCTCCGACATCGGCGACTTCGGTCTCGTCGCCGCGCTGCACCCCACGTTCTGGGCCGGACTCGCCCTGCTCACGGCCGGGTTCTGGTTCACCCTGCGCGGCCCGCAGCGGCATCCCGCCTGGGCGCCGGCGTTCGTGGTCGCGCTGCTGGTGATGGAGCGGGCCACCCAGGCCGTGGTGTACCCGACTCCGCTGTACGCGTGGGCGTGGAAGCACGACGCGGTCATCGACCACCTGTTGACGGCGGGCCATCTGCAGACCGCGGACGTGCTCGGAGACATGGCCGTCTACGACCAGTGGCCGGGTTTCTTCGCCGCGCAGGCCACGCTCGTGAAGTTGCTGGGTGTGGACTCCGCCGCGCAGTTCATGGCCTGGTGGCCGCTTGTCTCCAGCCTGATGCTGCTGCTCCCGCTGCTGCTGATCTACCGCACCTTCACCGAGGACCGGCGCCTGATCTGGAGCGCGGTCTGGCTCTTCTACGTCGCCAACTGGGTGGGCCAGGACTACTTCTCGCCTCAGTCCGTGGCGTTCGCCCTCCACCTCGGCGTGCTGGCCGTCGTCCTGCGCAGGTACGCGAGCGGCAGAAGGAGCGAGGCGACGGGCGGGGGAAGGACCGGCGAACAGCGGCAGGCCGTGTGGACGATGCTGCTCACCGTGCTGGTCGTGGCCATCGTCATCTCGCACCAACTCACCCCGGGCATGCTCGTCGTGTCCCTGGCAGCCCTGTTCTTCAACCGCCGCTACCGCGACCGCGTCCCGCTGATCACGACCGCCGTGATCTTCCTGGCCTGGTGCCTCACGGCCGCGCTGCCCTTCCTGTCCGCCACGATGCCGGACATGCTCCGCTCCATCGGCGACGTCGGGGGCAACGTCTCCACGGGGTACGGGGCGACCCCGACCGGCACGGGAGCGGTGACGACGTCCTGGGCGGCCCGGCTGTTGTCGGGCGGGACACTGCTGCTCGCGGCGGTCGGCGCGCTGCGCCGGCCGGTCCTGCGTCACCGGGCCCTGCCGCTGCTGCTGCTCGCGGTGGCCCCGCTGCCGATGTTCGCGGCGAGCAGCTACGGCGCCGAGATGATCTTCCGGGTGCTGATGTTCATGCTGCCCGGAGCCGCCTTCTTCGCCGCGGCGGCCCTGCTGCCCCAGGTGCGCACGGTGGCGGCCGTCGAGGCGCAGGGCCGCAGGCCCGAGTCCCGCCGGTTCGTCTGGCTGCCCCTGGCCGTACTTCTCGTCGGCACGTTCGCCTTTGTACCGAGTTACTCCGGCAAGGACCGCATCAGCTACTTCCCGCCGGCCGAGGTCGACCTCGTGCAGCAGGTCTTCGACAAGGCGCCCGACGGGTCCCTCGTCGTGGCCGCCGACCGCAACTACCCGCTCGCGTTCGCCGACTACTGGCGGGTGGACCACTACTGGTTCCTCGACGACGCCCGCCATCATGTCGACCTGATCGTGAAGGACCCGGCGGCCACCCTCGCCCGCGACATGGCGACGGTGGAGTCACCGGGCCGCTCCTACCTGCTGCTCACGCAGGGCCAGTTCGCCGACTCGGAGATGAACGGGCTGCTCACCGAAGCCCAGTTGAACCGTATCGAGAAGTCCGTGGCCGCGTCCCCGCTGTTCGAGCGGGTGGTCGGGAACAGCGCCGGCACGGCGTACGTACTGAAGGAGAGGGGCCGATGA